The nucleotide sequence GACATGATGGACCGTTTCCGCGAAGTGGCCGGGCCCGATGCCAACCTGCAGACCCTCGCCCGCGGGACGAACGTCGTCGGGCTCGAATCCCAGTCGAGCGACGTCATCAGGATGCATGCCGAACTCTTCAAGAAGCACGGCATCAGCACCATCAGGAACTTCGACGCCCTCAACGACCTCGACAACCTGAACTTCAGCGGCAAGTGCATCGCCGAGGCCGGCCTCAAGCACCAGATCTGCGTCAGCATGATGCAGCTCCCCCCGGGGTGCACCGGGTCCCATGACCCCGATTACTACGAGTCGGTACTGAGGGGGATCGTGGACTCGGATATCCCCTACGACTCGGTCTGCTTCAAGGACGCCTCCGGAACCGCCACCCCCTCCAACGTCTACGAGTCGATCAAGCGGGCCCGCAAAATCCTCCCGGGAGACGTGGAGATTCATTTCCACACCCACGAGACGGCCGGGACCGGGGTCGCCGCCTACATGGCCGCCCTCAATGCGGGTGCAGACCTGATCGACCTCTCCCTGGCCCCCTGCTCGGGCGGGACCTGCCAGACCGACGTGCTGGTCATGTGGCACGCCCTGAGGGGCTCCGGCTTCGACCTCGACGTCGACATCGAAAAGGTGCGCGAGGCCTCGGAGGTCTACAAGGACTGCATGAAGGACTACTTCCTGCCGCCCGAAGCGATTGCCGTGGAGCCGCTCATCCCGTGGAGCCCGATGCCGGGCGGCGCCCTGACCGCCAACACCCAGATGCTGCGCGACAACGGCATCATGGACAAGTACCCCGAGATGATCAAAGCGATGAGCGAATGCGTCCGCAAGGGCGGCTTCGGCGCCTCGGTCACCCCGGTTTCCCAGTTCTATTTCCAGCAGGCCTTCAACAACGTCATGTTCGGCCCCTGGAAGCGGATCGCCGAGCCTTACGGCAAGATGATCCTCGGCTATTTCGGCAAGACCCCCCTTCCCGCCGATCCCGAAATCATGAAGATCGCCGAGGAGCAGCTGGGGATGCCGCCGACGACCCTCGCGCCCCTCGAGATCAACGACGCCGACCCCACCAAGAGCCTCTCGCATGCCATGGAGATGCTCCGCAAGGAGGGGCTCGAAGAGACCAAAGAAAACATCTTTATCGTCGCCACCTGCCGCGAAAAGGGGATCAAGTTCCTCAAGGGCGAGGGCGAGATCGGCGTCCGCAAGGTCGACAAGGAGAAAGAGCATGCCATCGGGGACACGGCCGATCACGGCGACTTCGTTGTCACCGTCGACGGAACCGACTACCAGATGTCCCTGAACGGGGAAACCGTCACCGTCAACGGCAAGGTCTTCGCCACGGGCATCCGGAGGGACGAGCACGGCTCCGGCAGCCCGCAAACCATTGAGGCTGCGGCGTCTGGCGGAACCTCGGTCAACGCCCAGATGCCGGGCGCCGTCTGGAAGATTCTGAAAAATCCGGGCGACCCCATCACGGAAGGGGAAACGATCCTGATTCTCGAGGCGATGAAAATGGAGGTGCCCGTTGTCGCACCGGTCTCCGGCAAGGTCACCCACATTGAAGTCAAGGACGCCGAACACGTTGTCAACGGACAGGAACTGGCCAGAATCGCCTGTTAACGAGCGAACCGGGACCCGGCTCCAGACAGAGATTCTCAAGACTCTACATCCATCATAAAGAAACAAAAACCGGCACCGGGAGTCTTCCCCGGTGCCGGTTTTTTTCGTACGCGCAAAGAGATTGGTCTTTCCAGCCCCATTTAGGGCATAATAGGACCATGTCGCCCCCCCCCTTCACGAGCTTCAGCAATTCGAACCGGCG is from Desulfuromonas sp. and encodes:
- a CDS encoding biotin/lipoyl-containing protein; its protein translation is MSKKVKFMCTAFRDGLQSAYGARAYTEDFMPAVEAARNAGITYLEAGGGARFQSLYFYCNEDAFDMMDRFREVAGPDANLQTLARGTNVVGLESQSSDVIRMHAELFKKHGISTIRNFDALNDLDNLNFSGKCIAEAGLKHQICVSMMQLPPGCTGSHDPDYYESVLRGIVDSDIPYDSVCFKDASGTATPSNVYESIKRARKILPGDVEIHFHTHETAGTGVAAYMAALNAGADLIDLSLAPCSGGTCQTDVLVMWHALRGSGFDLDVDIEKVREASEVYKDCMKDYFLPPEAIAVEPLIPWSPMPGGALTANTQMLRDNGIMDKYPEMIKAMSECVRKGGFGASVTPVSQFYFQQAFNNVMFGPWKRIAEPYGKMILGYFGKTPLPADPEIMKIAEEQLGMPPTTLAPLEINDADPTKSLSHAMEMLRKEGLEETKENIFIVATCREKGIKFLKGEGEIGVRKVDKEKEHAIGDTADHGDFVVTVDGTDYQMSLNGETVTVNGKVFATGIRRDEHGSGSPQTIEAAASGGTSVNAQMPGAVWKILKNPGDPITEGETILILEAMKMEVPVVAPVSGKVTHIEVKDAEHVVNGQELARIAC